A single genomic interval of Coccidioides posadasii str. Silveira chromosome 1, complete sequence harbors:
- a CDS encoding uncharacterized protein (EggNog:ENOG410PJIU~COG:T~BUSCO:551at33183) translates to MEPDRRNGFRRDPDRQDYHRRPIERRPSKKSSSKDRHGVVYPESFRDATIRTVTPDSMSDNANNSPMSDAEYMSATTTSPHATLRAKHRERRQESAPYFSAGDDEDLGLGPKSLRARSRTTLDDQRSEISQSLLSRTRTRLGSINVASQSSKGSEDSVSSIGYPSIIQSPTQRQRLSKAPSGGASLVASSSRLSSYGSPLSNSDSSKILQLMKTTCGRMHGILSFRASGSTSWTSGYCAINVASGSLIYQAKGEPAAAKTLIPDLRGCRVRTLYDTEIQGSYLSVSAHSSTVGIHLRPHVIETFDSWLAALLCWQPIRPKGVQNKMTKPQSVAIGNHRFPERRRNSESTIQKEAAIIKVGQMLLWDRQTASGLLPPPTPKRISTFKQQRALSPSWRKVSCSLQENGHMKIFTETDVTLIAFVQLSQLSRCAIQQLEPSVLHDEFCIAIYPQYSVHAGGDQLTRPIYLSLESRILFEVWFVLLRAFTIPELYGPEQPPPNDDPARNHSLAVSNATSTADMFRIERLLSIRIIEAKMFTSVKHSVEVTKTKKPVKPHLSQMKIRASGDYYAEVLLDGEVRAKTAAKHDTSTPFWREDFTFHDLPPVLSNASIMVKTLNSTQKDWTLISRAPYSFEDVSSDPLSIVGDVEITSQDATYGRIDLRLEDLERGSGPEKWWPILDDHDQPVGEMLMRVQLDETVVLISKEYEAMSELLHSFSNGLTVNLAHLVPPELRQLSETFLDIFQVSGQAGEWIMALVEDEIDGIHKDSTASRLRYTSRSRIHSNDSYESTQEREALVRDLGRSATVEANLLFRGNSLLTKSLDMHMRRLGKEYLEETIGAGLRDIDESDPDCEIDPNKVSRHEDLERNWRNLILLTSSMWKSIANSASRCPAELRHIFRHIRACAEDRYGDFLRSVAYSSVSGFLFLRFFCPAILNPKLFGLLKEHPRQRAQRTLTLIAKALQGLANLATFGNKEPWMEPMNKFLLSHRSEFKDFVDSICSIPAERGAQIVNPSYATPIQILNRLPPTSREGFPSLPFLIDNAKSFAFLVRLWLESAPPNLMVMSDIDETVLQFHKLCLQIQQRTKDCLNKAEQAERPNGNLEVKWEELVEQFEKSSTFYEESSSKANTPSVETAMSNVAAMSGNNRNSIGYFSRPPFQHRSTDMSNASEDAEDDTRSHAISTNWDPGRPKFTVPKYSEARESADSSHNSSTYSLEYPEQPKIRQSSVSKESSSKYRLFDLVGNSRRKAREKESQQFLPSDLGPRDEYI, encoded by the exons ATGGAGCCAGACCGTCGTAATGGTTTTAGGAGGGATCCAGACCGGCAGGATTACCATAGACGACCGATTGAACGACGTCCAAGTAAAAAGTCCTCCTCCAAAGATCGGCACGGTGTTGTATATCCTGAAAGTTTTCGTGACGCTACTATCAGAACTGTCACGCCGGATTCAATGTCCGACAATGCCAATAACTCTCCAATGTCCGACGCAGAGTATATGTCGGCAACCACAACGTCCCCGCATGCTACCCTTCGTGCGAAACACCGCGAACGACGTCAGGAGTCTGCTCCCTATTTCTCCGCAGGTGATGACGAGGATCTAGGGCTCGGGCCGAAAAGCCTGAGGGCAAGATCCAGAACCACCCTGGATGATCAACGAAGTGAAATATCCCAGAGTCTTTTGTCACGGACCAGAACAAGACTAGGTTCTATCAATGTGGCCTCGCAATCTTCAAAGGGATCTGAGGATTCGGTTTCGTCCATTGGATACCCTTCCATAATCCAATCCCCGACCCAACGACAGAGGCTTAGCAAGGCACCATCAGGTGGGGCATCGCTTGTGGCTAGTTCTTCGCGTCTATCGTCATACGGATCACCGTTGTCGAACTCCgattcttcaaaaatattACAGCTGATGAAGACAACATGTGGTAGAATGCATGGCATTCTTTCTTTCCGTGCTTCAGGGAGTACTTCCTGGACCTCGGGATACTGCGCCATAAACGTGGCCAGCGGAAGCCTAATATATCAGGCGAAGGGAGAGCCGGCCGCCGCAAAAACACTGATACCAGACCTCAGGGGATGTCGCgtccgtactctgtacgaTACGGAAATACAAGGCTCATATCTGAGTGTTTCAGCTCACTCTTCTACTGTCGGCATACACTTAAGACCCCATGTAATTGAAACCTTCGATTCTTGGCTGGCCGCTCTTCTTTGTTGGCAACCGATCCGCCCCAAAGGTGTCCAGAATAAAATGACCAAACCACAATCGGTTGCAATTGGTAACCACCGCTTTCCAGAGCGGAGAAGAAACTCTGAAAGCACAATACAAAAAGAGGCCGCAATAATCAAAGTTGGGCAGATGCTTTTGTGGGACAGACAGACGGCATCCGGCCTTCTCCCGCCCCCAACGCCTAAAAGAATTTCCACCTTCAAGCAGCAGCGGGCCTTATCACCATCGTGGCGTAAAGTGAGCTGTTCATTGCAAGAGAATGGCCACATGAAGATATTCACAGAAACTGATGTGACCTTAATTGCTTTTGTGCAACTATCACAGCTCTCCCGGTGCGCTATCCAGCAATTAGAACCATCAGTCCTGCACGACGAATTTTGTATCGCCATTTATCCCCAGTACTCTGTTCATGCTGGAGGAGACCAGCTGACTCGCCCGATTTACCTGTCTCTCGAAAGTCGCATCCTGTTCGAAGTTTGGTTTGTCTTATTACGTGCGTTCACGATACCAGAGTTGTACGGCCCCGAACAACCTCCGCCGAATGATGATCCCGCGCGGAATCATTCCCTGGCTGTTTCTAACGCAACTTCTACCGCTGACATGTTCCGTATTGAGCGATTGCTATCGATTCGAATAATAGAGGCTAAGATGTTCACCTCTGTTAAACACAGTGTGGAGGTCACAAAGACCAAAAAGCCTGTGAAGCCCCACCTGTCTCAAATGAAAATACGCGCTTCTGGCGACTACTATGCCGAAGTTTTACTCGATGGAGAAGTGCGGGCGAAGACTGCTGCTAAACATGATACTTCAACGCCTTTTTGGCGAGAAGATTTTACCTTCCACGATTTACCGCCTGTCCTATCTAATGCATCTATAATGGTTAAGACGTTGAATTCGACCCAAAAAGACTGGACATTAATATCCCGTGCGCCATACTCCTTTGAGGACGTTAGCAGTGATCCTTTGTCGATAGTGGGTGACGTCGAGATTACTTCGCAGGATGCTACATACGGCAGAATTGACCTCCGTTTGGAGGATTTAGAGCGTGGATCTGGCCCGGAAAAATGGTGGCCAATTCTGGATGATCATGATCAGCCGGTAGGGGAAATGCTAATGAGGGTCCAACTGGATGAGACGGTTGTCTTGATATCCAAAGAGTATGAAGCGATGTCTGAGCTACTACACTCATTTTCGAACGGACTTACGGTGAATCTTGCGCACCTCGTCCCTCCAGAGTTACGTCAGTTGTCGGAAACCTTCCTTGACATTTTCCAAGTATCAGGGCAGGCAGGAGAGTGGATTATGGCGCTTGTTGAAGATGAAATAGATGGAATCCataaagattcaacagcaaGTCGATTGAGATACACTAGTCGAAGTCGTATTCATTCGAACGACTCGTACGAATCGACCCAGGAAAGAGAAGCTCTCGTGCGTGATCTGGGTAGATCAGCTACCGTTGAAGCCAACTTGCTTTTTCGGGGTAATTCTCTGCTAACAAAGTCTCTGGATATGCATATGCGTCGACTCGGAAAAGAATACCTCGAGGAAACCATTGGAGCCGGATTAAGGGACATTGACGAGAGCGACCCTGATTGCGAAATTGACCCCAATAAAGTCAGTCGACATGAGGATTTGGAACGTAATTGGCGAAATTTAATTTTGCTCACGAGCAGTATGTGGAAATCTATTGCCAATTCTGCCTCTCGCTGCCCTGCTGAATTGAGGCACATCTTCCGGCATATAAGAGCCTGTGCGGAAGATCGCTATGGTGATTTCTTGCGGTCTGTTGCATATAGCAGCGTTTCTGGATTCCTATTCCTTCGCTTCTTTTGCCCTGCAATACTGAATCCAAAGCTGTTTGGATTGCTTAAAG AACATCCTCGTCAACGGGCTCAACGCACCTTGACCCTCATTGCAAAAGCATTGCAAGGACTGGCTAATTTGGCCACGTTTGGAAACAAGGAACCATGGATGGAACCTATGAATAAGTTCCTGCTGTCCCACCGCAGTGAATTTAAGGACTTTGTGGATTCTATCTGCTCCATACCAGCGGAGCGCGGGGCTCAAATCGTCAACCCATCTTACGCCACGCCAATTCAGATTTTAAACCGCTTACCACCCACCTCGCGGGAAGGATTCCCAAGTCTCCCATTCTTGATTGATAATGCGAAAAGCTTTGCTTTCTTGGTTCGGTTATGGCTTGAATCCGCACCGCCGAATCTGATGGTCATGTCTGATATAGACGAAACTGTCCTTCAGTTCCATAAGCTGTGTCTTCAAATCCAACAGCGCACCAAGGATTGCCTCAACAAAGCCGAGCAAGCCGAACGTCCAAACGGAAATCTTGAGGTGAAATGGGAAGAACTTGTCGAGCAGTTTGAGAAGTCAAGCACATTCTATGAGGAGAGCTCGAGCAAGGCGAACACTCCCTCCGTGGAGACAGCGATGTCAAACGTTGCAGCAATGTCGGGAAACAATAGGAATTCGATTGGCTATTTTTCTAGGCCACCTTTCCAGCATAGAAGTACGGATATGAGCAATGCAAGTGAAGATGCGGAGGATGACACACGGTCACATGCAATATCAACAAACTGGGATCCTGGCCGGCCTAAATTCACGGTGCCAAAGTATTCAGAAGCCAGAGAAAGCGCTGACAGCTCCCATAACTCGTCTACGTATTCTCTGGAATATCCTGAGCAACCAAAAATCCGTCAATCTAGCGTTTCCAAAGAGTCCTCTAGCAAATACCGATTGTTTGATTTGGTGGGGAACTCTAGGCGGAAGGCTAGAGAAAAAGAATCCCAGCAATTCCTCCCATCTGACTTGGGTCCTCGAGATGAATATATATGA
- the ATG9 gene encoding autophagy protein atg9 (EggNog:ENOG410PH3Z~COG:U~TransMembrane:6 (i206-239o272-290i439-463o528-550i562-580o628-649i)~BUSCO:1614at33183) has protein sequence MTSQLITRLLPINSTTSPSIYETIRQYDDDSGHSDTEERAAMAADEENLDGAYQDYELEGALAQASDTQSTHSSFQSPAAGDSHLPRHPKWTQESVNEAEHDDEVPASLLVEGDGEEDPLPPPPRPPSNRNRILDDAPAAEFCSPRLRGQWEAAEEHQTPHLAPQPSPPLNLHSNRRAGLAFANPKEKAMWRWANVENLDNFLKDVYIYFIGNGIWCIVLSRMLNILTLAFVVGFTTFLTNCVDYRKVPHSKTLNQIIVPKCTNKMSASSTFFLWLFTVFWFGKVFQYIIDFRRLRHMHDFYLYLLDVPDSDIQTISWQEVVGRLMALRDANPATAGTVSTKHRKYIGSQSKQRMDAHDIANRLMRKENYLIALFNKEILDLTLPIPFLRNRQLFSRTLEWNLNLCILDYVFNEQGQLRPLFLKSTHRRALSEGLRRRFIFAGVMNIFIAPFIVAYFLMHYFFRYFNEYQKNPSKIGSRQYTPLAEWKFREFNELWHLFERRIHMSYESANMYINQFPKDKTVQLSRFVAFIAGALLSVLALASVIDPELFLGFEITHDRTVLFYIGLFGTVYAVARGVVPDDAQVFDPEHALLDVTAYTHYKPAHWHGKLHSDDVRKEFATLYQLKVVIFLEEILSMIFTPFVLWFSLPKCSDRLIDFFREFTVHVDGLGYVCSFAVFDFKKGTNLMPPEPQHHRPRGLKHGLHDLRGDYFSAKDGKMLASYYGFLDHYAPPPRPSGPHASQRQNYPQQPVPGPTHRAQPGANHLHSSRIDRWDNGQHSTMRQSALRTSRFGAITGVGGHASPMASMLLDPHHQPSMSGFRSKAHPTAASRYRPSRQAHPMADTIQDVDEDQLPGINTQPSNVTTTSSGGPATDDSQIEESWRINLAEDANSGEDDEAEDVEKVAGGGGVLGLIHQFQKVTNEGRGAVGM, from the exons ATGACATCACAGCTCATCACACGCTTGCTGCCCATCAACAGCACCACCTCGCCCTCAATCTACGAAACTATTCGGCAATACGATGATGATTCCGGCCATTCGGATACTGAGGAACGAGCTGCGATGGCTGCGGACGAAGAGAACTTGGACGGAGCTTACCAGGACTATGAGCTGGAGGGTGCTCTCGCGCAAGCTTCGGACACACAGTCCACGCATAGCAGTTTCCAGTCTCCCGCAGCAGGTGATTCCCACTTACCGCGCCATCCGAAATGGACGCAGGAGTCAGTGAACGAAGCCGAGCACGATGATGAAGTTCCGGCTTCCCTTCTCGTTGAAGGCGATGGCGAGGAGGATCCCCTTCCACCACCTCCTCGACCTCCTTCCAATCGTAACAGGATCCTTGACGATGCGCCAGCTGCAGAATTCTGCTCCCCGCGATTACGAGGCCAGTGGGAAGCTGCCGAGGAGCATCAAACCCCCCATCTTGCCCCTCAACCATCGCCTCCTCTAAACCTTCATTCAAATCGAAGAGCTGGTCTAGCATTTGCCAATCCAAAGGAAAAGGCAATGTGGAGATGGGCCAATGTCGAGAATCTAGATAACTTTCTAAAAGACGTTTACATTTATTTCATCGGTAACGGGATTTGGTGTATAGTATTAAGTCGGATGCTGAATATTCT AACCTTGGCTTTTGTTGTTGGTTTTACGACATTCCTAACAAACTGTGTTGACTATCGGAAAGTCCCGCATAGCAAGACACTGAATCAGATTATTGTCCCGAAGTGCACCAACAAAATGTCAGCCTCATCTACATTTTTCCTGTGGCTGTTTACAGTCTTTTGGTTTGGAAAGGTTTTCCAATACATTATAGATTTCAGGCGACTACGGCATATGCATGACTTCTACCTCTATCTTTTGGACGTGCCCGACTCGGATATACAGACAATATCATGGCAGGAGGTGGTTGGTAGGCTCATGGCACTGCGGGATGCGAATCCCGCGACCGCGGGCACCGTGTCCACAAAACATCGCAAATACATTGGTAGCCAGTCAAAACAGCGGATGGATGCTCATGACATTGCCAATCGTCTTATGAGGAAGGAAAATTATCTCATTGCACTGTTCAACAAAGAGATATTGGACCTTACCCTTCCTATACCGTTCTTACGAAATCGGCAGTTGTTTTCTCGGACCCTTGAATGGAATCTTAACCTGTGCATCCTCGATTATGTCTTCAATGAACAGGGCCAGTTACGACCACTTTTTCTGAAATCGACTCACCGAAGAGCTCTAAGCGAGGGTCTCCGGCGTCGATTTATTTTTGCTGGGGTCATGAATATTTTCATTGCGCCGTTTATCGTGGCTTACTTTTTGATGCATTACTTCTTCCGCTATTTTAACGAGTACCAAAAAAACCCTTCCAAAATCGGCTCTCGCCAATATACACCTTTGGCGGAATGGAAATTCCGCGAATTCAACGAACTATGGCACCTTTTCGAACGTCGAATCCATATGTCTTACGAGTCCGCAAATATGTATATCAACCAGTTTCCCAAAGACAAGACAGTGCAGCTGTCACGTTTTGTAGCTTTTATTGCAGGTGCCCTTCTGTCTGTCCTCGCGTTGGCATCCGTTATAGACCCTGAGCTATTCCTCGGGTTCGAAATTACTCACGATCGGACCGTTTTGTTCTATATTGGACTTTTTGGGACTGTCTACGCTGTTGCACGTGGGGTCGTACCAGACGACGCCCAGGTGTTTGACCCGGAACACGCCCTCTTAGACGTGACTGCGTATACCCACTATAAACCCGCTCACTGGCATGGCAAACTTCATAGCGACGACGTAAGGAAGGAGTTCGCCACACTCTACCAACTGAAGGTggtaatctttcttgaggaGATTCTGAGTATGATATTCACTCCTTTCGTTCTATGGTTTAGCCTGCCTAAATGCAGCGACCGTTTGATCGATTTTTTTAGGGAGTTTACAGTTCATGTCGACGGCCTTGGTTACGTTTGTTCCTTCGCAGTTTTTGATTTCAAGAAAGGCACGAATCTGATGCCCCCTGAACCCCAGCATCATCGTCCAAGAGGCCTTAAGCATGGCCTACACGATCTACGAGGTGATTATTTCTCTGCTAAAGATGGAAAGATGCTTGCATCTTATTATGGGTTCCTCGATCATTACGCTCCACCTCCACGCCCAAGTGGACCTCATGCTTCGCAGCGCCAAAATTACCCCCAGCAGCCCGTTCCCGGCCCAACCCATCGTGCTCAGCCGGGAGCAAACCATCTACATTCAAGTCGCATTGACCGGTGGGACAATGGTCAACACTCTACCATGAGACAATCCGCCCTTCGAACCTCTCGATTCGGAGCTATAACAGGTGTCGGAGGACATGCATCGCCCATGGCCTCAATGCTACTAGATCCCCATCACCAACCCTCTATGTCCGGATTTCGATCGAAAGCCCATCCAACAGCAGCCTCCCGCTATCGGCCGTCTCGGCAAGCCCACCCAATGGCGGATACAATTCAAGATGTCGACGAAGACCAACTTCCCGGAATTAATACACAGCCCTCAAACGTGACCACAACTTCCAGCGGCGgacctgcaactgatgatAGCCAGATAGAAGAATCATGGCGAATAAATCTGGCAGAAGACGCAAACAGCGGCGAAGATGACGAGGCTGAAGACGTGGAGAAAGttgctggtggtggaggAGTGCTGGGCTTGATTCACCAGTTCCAGAAAGTCACAAATGAAGGTCGCGGTGCTGTTGGGATGTAA
- a CDS encoding uncharacterized protein (EggNog:ENOG410PKU4~COG:C), whose amino-acid sequence MVEYYSQRATEGGLLISEGVPPSLESNGMPGVPGMFIPEQAAGWKKIVDAVHAKGGYIYFQLWHAGRATIPQMTGSPAVSASATVWDDPKECFFHTPVGYGEPVPYSKHPPIELSHRHIKRTIEDYCNAANMAMEAGFDGVELHSGNGYLPEQFLSSNINIRTDDYGGTPEKRCQFVFELMDALAATVGQENLAIRLSPFGLFNQARGEQRVETWTHLCRGLKQSLPNLSYVSFIEPRYEQIFSTKEKDDFLASWGLLDVDLSSFREIFGSTPFFSAGGWDHTNSWGVLESGKYDALLYGRYFISNPDLVERLKKGYPLNKYDRSRLYGPFDDPAIGYTDYLSMEQQVGAKAAAQNNLVN is encoded by the exons ATGGTGGAGTATTATTCGCAACGGGCTACAGAAGGGGGGTTATTGATTTCAGAGGGTGTTCCGCCATCCCTGGAG AGCAATGGAATGCCTGGCGTTCCTGGGATGTTCATACCCGAACAAGCAGCTGGTTGGAAGAAAATTGTTGATGCTGTCCATGCAAAAGGTGGCTACATTTACTTCCAACTCTGGCACGCTGGACGTGCCACTATACCCCAGATGACCGGCTCACCGGCTGTTTCTGCCTCAGCAACGGTCTGGGACGACCCAAAGGAGTGTTTCTTCCACACTCCCGTTGGGTATGGTGAGCCAGTGCCTTATTCTAAGCATCCACCTATCGAACTTTCTCACAGGCACATAAAACGGACTATTGAAGACTACTGCAATGCTGCCAATATGGCCATGGAGGCTGGATTCGACGGAGTTGAGCTTCATTCCGGAAATGGCTATCTTCCAGAACAGTTTTTGAGCTCAAACATCAACATACGGACGGACGACTACGGAGGAACGCCTGAGAAACGGTGTCAGTTTGTATTTGAGTTAATGGACGCTTTGGCTGCGACAGTTGGACAGGAGAACTTGGCTATTCGCCTTTCGCCTTTTGGGCTGTTTAACCAAGCACGTGGAGAACAGAGAGTGGAAACTTGGACACATCTATGCCGAGGCCTGAAGCAATCGCTTCCCAATCTGTCCTATGTTAGCTTTATCGAACCA CGCTACGAACAAATCTTCAGTACCAAGGAGAAAGACGATTTTCTCGCATCATGGGGTCTCCTTGACGTCGACTTGAGTAGCTTCCGTGAAATTTTCGGTTCGACACCGTTCTTTTCGGCCGGTGGATGGGATCACACGAATTCCTGGGGTGTGCTTGAGTCTGGTAAATATGACGCGTTGCTTTATGGGCGGTATTTCATTAGTAATCCGGATTTGGTGGAGCGGTTGAAGAAAGGGTACCCATTGAATAAATATGATCGGAGTAGGTTATATGGGCCATTTGATGATCCGGCCATTGGTTATACGGACTATCTCTCCATGGAACAGCAGGTTGGTGCCAAGGCGGCGGCGCAAAATAACCTTGTGAACTGA
- a CDS encoding uncharacterized protein (CAZy:GH47~EggNog:ENOG410PKHB~COG:G~BUSCO:2099at33183) — protein sequence MPRFRRYRVFLVFAVISVLALFHFTRLRELGSSIHNSNESTAEQQKPAAPPALPPQRPPEQAGHNGEIQNPLASPTKARIPSVVTNTKQGWVKPSVQPTSSPAPTRPALVSPPSSPKAEFGPGGQGRLEVPELDRTDVRWVKQPENFPVVPSNIIPLPKGKPKNIPKIQFNFPEESQKAKLSRDKRLSLIKASFKRSWAGYKTHAWGRDELKPVFGGGRDPFMGWGATLVDSLDTLWIMGFEKEFAEAVKAVEQIDFKTSNRKDIPLFETVIRYLGGLIGAYDICEGRYPILLDKAIELAEILMGAFDTPNRMPQTYYWWAPSYASQPHRAPTRAVLAELGSLSLEFTRLAQLTLQNKYYDAVARITNELEKFQSNTTLPGLWPSLIDASGCKKILRNSDELEDVDGSVKMPPLMPKANGPPEAPKKRNEAAFKPLQNAQPANPNSQSKATEKRDLAGFEDGPDCEEQGLMPPPFQMSNTYTLGALADSTYEYLPKMHLLLGGLSYQYHKMYTLAMDTAKKYLLFRPMLPDNRDVLFHAKVTSSKPPEKKEDLYSHYEGTHLGCFAGGMFALGAKIFGIDGDLDLAAKLTDACVWAYNATTTGIMPEGFEMLPCASTERCEWNETRYYEKIDPYEEERKLQVQTWLGQKAELEKVEGVERAEFQATEIETSHLSKSAVSKGSSGLAKRQRAMPDDPSRISGIDDSIPDILGPKPTFVPHKDFVEQRLKEERIPYGMTDILSRKYILRPEAIESVFYMYRITGDESWREKGWEMFKAVEASTRTELGSSAIKDVTSQVPMPLNEMESFWLGETLKYFFLLFSDPDVVSLDDYIFNTEAHPLRMPQKV from the exons ATGCCCCGTTTTCGTCGATATCGCGTCTTTCTCGTTTTCGCTGTTATTAGTGTCCTTGCTCTCTTCCATTTCACTAGACTTCGAGAGCTGGGGTCTTCAATCCACAATTCGAATGAATCGACGGCGGAACAACAAAAGCCAGCTGCTCCTCCCGCGCTTCCGCCGCAACGGCCTCCAGAACAAGCTGGCCACAACGGGGAGATTCAGAACCCCCTGGCATCGCCTACCAAGGCAAGGATACCATCTGTGGTCACTAACACAAAGCAAGGATGGGTAAAGCCGTCTGTGCAACCGACCAGCTCGCCGGCTCCGACACGACCTGCTCTTGTTTCACCGCCGTCATCACCCAAGGCTGAATTCGGCCCTGGTGGCCAGGGAAGATTGGAGGTGCCCGAATTGGATCGTACTGACGTCCGATGGGTGAAACAGCCCGAAAACTTCCCCGTGGTTCCGTCGAACATCATTCCTCTGCCCAAGGGCAAACCGAAAAATATTCCTAAGATCCAATTCAACTTTCCAGAGGAATCACAGAAGGCTAAGTTGTCCCGTGACAAGAGATTATCACTTATCAAGGCATCATTCAAACGATCCTGGGCTGGCTATAAAACACATGCTTGGGGTCGAGACGAATTAAAGCCCGTCTTTGGTGGCGGTCGGGATCCCTTCATGGGATGGGGAGCAACTTTAGTTGATAGTTTGGACACTCTTTGGATAATGGGCTTTGAGAAAGAATTCGCGGAGGCTGTCAAGGCTGTGGAACAGATTGACTTCAAAACCAGCAATCGAAAAGATATTCCTTTGTTTGAAACTGTCATTCGCTATTTGGGAGGCCTGATTGGTGCATATGATATTTGTGAAGGAAGGTATCCCATTTTGCTGGACAAGGCGATTGAGCTAGCCGAAATCCTAATGGGCGCATTCGATACGCCAAATCGAATGCCGCAAACATATTATTGGTGGGCGCC GTCCTACGCTTCACAGCCTCATCGAGCACCCACCCGGGCCGTTCTTGCTGAGCTTGGCTCTCTGTCTCTTGAGTTCACACGACTAGCACAATTAACGCTACAGAACAAATACTACGATGCTGTTGCTCGGATCACAAATGAACTCGAAAAGTTTCAGTCTAACACCACACTACCAGGTCTATGGCCCTCACTAATTGATGCCTCGGGATGCAAGAAAATACTTCGTAACAGCGATGAATTAGAAGATGTGGACGGTTCAGTGAAAATGCCGCCGTTAATGCCCAAGGCCAATGGGCCCCCAGAGGCCCCTAAAAAGAGAAATGAGGCGGCCTTTAAGCCTTTGCAGAATGCCCAGCCAGCAAATCCCAACTCACAATCTAAGGCTACAGAGAAACGTGATTTGGCCGGATTCGAAGATGGGCCCGATTGCGAAGAACAGGGCCTCATGCCACCGCCATTCCAAATGTCGAACACATACACGCTGGGCGCTTTGGCGGATTCAACATACGAGTATCTCCCGAAAATGCATCTGCTCCTTGGCGGGCTCAGCTATCAATACCACAAGATGTACACCCTAGCAATGGATACGGCCAAGAAGTATCTGCTGTTTCGGCCAATGCTGCCGGACAATCGTGATGTTCTGTTTCACGCAAAGGTAACTTCAAGCAAGCCAccagagaaaaaagaagatttatATTCCCACTATGAAGGCACTCATCTTGGGTGTTTCGCAGGAGGAATGTTCGCCCTCGGTGCCAAAATCTTTGGGATTGACGGCGACCTGGATCTTGCTGCAAAGCTAACCGATGCGTGCGTCTGGGCATACAATGCTACTACCACTGGCATTATGCCCGAAGGCTTTGAAATGCTTCCTTGCGCCTCCACTGAGCGCTGCGAATGGAATGAAACACGATATTATGAAAAAATCGATCCTTatgaagaggagagaaagcTCCAAGTTCAGACTTGGCTAGGTCAAAAGGCCGAACTTGAAAAGGTTGAGGGCGTGGAAAGAGCAGAATTCCAAGCTACCGAAATCGAGACTTCGCACCTTTCTAAATCCGCCGTTAGCAAGGGCAGTTCTGGACTTGCCAAAAGGCAGAGAGCAATGCCCGACGATCCATCACGCATCAGTGGTATTGACGATTCAATTCCTGATATTCTTGGACCCAAACCTACGTTCGTTCCTCATAAGGACTTCGTGGAGCAACGACTTAAAGAGGAGCGTATTCCTTATGGAATGACTGATATCCTCTCACGCAAGTACATCCTCAGACCCGAAGCCATCGAATCCGTATTCTACATGTACCGAATCACAGGTGACGAGTCATGGAGAGAAAAGGGGTGGGAGATGTTTAAGGCCGTTGAGGCAAGCACAAGAACTGAACTCGGAAGCTCCGCGATCAAGGACGTGACGAGTCAAGTGCCTATGCCCTTGAACGAAATGGAGTCGTTCTGGCTCGGAGAAACTCTGAAATActtcttcctccttttcAGCGATCCTGACGTCGTCAGCCTAGACGATTATATTTT CAATACCGAAGCGCATCCCTTGAGGATGCCACAGAAAGTTTAA